A section of the Acanthopagrus latus isolate v.2019 chromosome 20, fAcaLat1.1, whole genome shotgun sequence genome encodes:
- the lrrc18b gene encoding leucine-rich repeat-containing protein 18 encodes MAKGKKNKQTTKSKTITLKMAQSCVTLTLDGKRCLDLSFKEISAVPKCIQKLCEINELDLSRNLIRKVPDFIDHFTAVTVLDLHSNYLEQLPETIGRLQNLLILNLCNNRLTSLPCELGLLKHLQTLKLGLNQLEALPSSMAGLKELRHIGLSDNRFTRVPGCLKRLNKLESINLDRNPLVTEEAPSRESLTVTETLYLVKESALCEGCLDRCQTERRKLEDEETRREPGLLQISHPAEFTSKSHPRKEI; translated from the exons ATGGccaagggaaagaaaaacaaacagacaaccaAAAGTAAGACAATCACCCTGAAAATGGCTCAGAGCTGTGTCACGCTGACCTTGGACGGCAAACGCTGCCTGGACCTCAGCTTCAAGGAGATCTCCGCGGTGCCGAAGTGCATCCAGAAGCTGTGTGAAATCAACGAACTGGACCTGAGCAGGAACCTGATCAGAAAGGTCCCGGACTTTATCGACCATTTCACCGCCGTCACTGTCTTGGACCTGCACAGCAACTAT ctggagcagctgccTGAGACTATTGGTCGCCTCCAGAACTTGCTGATTCTGAACCTGTGCAACAACCGTCTGACGAGCCTCCCCTGCGAGCTCGGCCTGCTGAAGCATCTCCAAACACTCAAACTGGGTCTAAACCAGCTGGAAGCTCTGCCCTCCTCCATGGCTGGGCTGAAGGAGCTCCGCCACATCGGCCTCTCCGACAACCGCTTCACCCGGGTCCCCGGCTGCCTCAAGCGGCTGAACAAGCTGGAGAGCATTAACCTGGACCGAAACCCCCTCGTCACCGAGGAGGCACCCAGCCGGGAGTCGCTCACGGTGACGGAGACGCTTTACCTGGTCAAAGAGAGCGCCCTGTGTGAGGGCTGTTTGGACAGGTGTcagactgagaggaggaagctggaggatgaggaaACGAGGAGGGAGCCTGGATTACTGCAAATCAGCCACCCTGCAGAGTTCACTTCAAAATCACACCCACGCAAGGAAATTTAA